In the genome of Rhodamnia argentea isolate NSW1041297 chromosome 3, ASM2092103v1, whole genome shotgun sequence, one region contains:
- the LOC115731087 gene encoding cactin-like yields the protein MSPEPLPKEEMLQSEEEAGSFSPQLLHGNETEGAADPEGDRAALERKRVDVLEEQQRQMQEVMASKPAPSGGNFEMKAIKAMGAKKEGDAAFGTGAEVNLDSQVYWWHDKYRPRKPKYFNRVHTGYEWNKYNQTHYDHDNPPPKMVQGYKFNIFYPDLVDKAKAPTYAIGKDGNSTETCIIRFHTGPPYEDTVSLLDQKVTFIRS from the exons ATGTCCCCAGAACCCTTACCTAAAGAAGAGATGTTGCAGTCAGAAGAGGAGGCTGGATCATTTTCTCCGCAACTGCTACATGGTAATGAAACTGAAGGGGCCGCTGACCCTGAAGGGGACAGGGCTGCATTG GAACGGAAAAGAGTGGATGTACTAGAAGAACAACAAAGACAGATGCAAGAAGTAATGGCGTCGAAGCCAGCTCCATCGGGAggtaattttgaaatgaaggcCATCAAAGCCATGGGAGCCAAGAAGGAAGGTGATGCAGCTTTTGGCACTGGTGCGGAGGTGAATCTGGACTCACAG GTTTATTGGTGGCATGATAAGTATCGACCGAGAAAACCAAAATATTTTAACCGTGTCCACACTGGATACGAGTGGAATAAGTACAATCAAACACATTACGATCACGATAATCCCCCTCCAAAGATGGTGCAAGGGTACAAGTTCAACATCTTTTACCCTGACCTCGTCGACAAAGCTAAGGCCCCGACATACGCGATTGGAAAGGATGGGAATAGCACAGAGACGTGCATCATCCGGTTCCACACTGGGCCCCCATATGAGGACACTGTGAGTCTACTTGATCAGAAGGTCACCTTTATTCGTTCGTAA
- the LOC115731088 gene encoding ferredoxin C 2, chloroplastic-like produces MDISLTFTPSTSLSRHRRLLSPAGSSRHLAAARCRRGKTFGELQTAAGPGGRSGSHAASVPVHKVTVHDRQRGVVHEFSVPEDQYILHTAESQNVSLPFACRHGCCTSCAVRIKSGQIR; encoded by the exons ATGGACATTTCATTAACCTTCACTCCCTCCACCTCGCTCAGCCGCCATCGCCGCCTCCTTTCTCCCGCCGGGAGCAGCCGCCACCTCGCCGCCGCGAGATGTCGCCGTGGAAAGACGTTCGGCGAGCTCCAGACGGCGGCCGGGCCCGGCGGCCGGAGCGGGAGCCACGCGGCCTCCGTACCGGTCCACAAGGTCACCGTCCACGATCGGCAGCGAGGCGTTGTTCACGAGTTTTCGGTCCCTGAG GATCAGTATATACTGCACACGGCTGAGTCTCAGAACGTCTCCCTTCCTTTCGCTTGCAGGCACG GTTGTTGTACTAGCTGTGCCGTTCGAATAAAATCAGGACAAATCAGGTAG
- the LOC125314195 gene encoding cactin-like: MEERRMQEATASNPAQSADNFEMKAIKAMGATEEGDAVFGTGAEVNLDSQVLRVSNCLDYRPRKPKYFNHVHTGYEWDKFAQTYYDHNNPPPKIVQGYKFNIFYPDLVDKTEAPTYAIEKDGNSTETCIIRFHAGAPYEDIGFRIVNKEWEYSHKKGFKCAFEGGIFQVYFIFRRHRYRR, encoded by the exons ATGGAAGAAAGACGGATGCAAGAAGCAACGGCGTCAAATCCAGCTCAATCAgcagataattttgaaatgaaggcCATCAAAGCCATGGGAGCCACGGAGGAAGGTGATGCAGTTTTTGGCACCGGTGCAGAGGTGAATCTGGACTCACAGGTGCTTCGTGTCTCCAATTGTCTCGACTATCGACCGAGaaaaccaaaatatttcaaCCACGTCCACACTGGATATGAGTGGGATAAGTTCGCTCAAACGTATTACGATCACAATAATCCACCTCCGAAGATTGTGCAAGGTTATAAGTTTAACATCTTTTACCCTGACCTTGTCGACAAGACTGAGGCCCCAACATACGCGATTGAAAAGGATGGGAATAGCACAGAGACGTGTATCATCCGGTTCCACGCCGGGGCCCCATATGAGGACATT GGTTTTAGGATTGTTAATAAAGAATGGGAATATTCACACAAGAAGGGATTCAAATGCGCTTTTGAAGGAGGGATTTTCCAGGTTTATTTCATCTTCAGACGTCATCGCTACCGTCGGTGA